The Paenibacillus sp. RUD330 genome has a segment encoding these proteins:
- the hisD gene encoding histidinol dehydrogenase, translating into MRIMRAEQFKLTREVEYGTPEQNESVRSTVEALRTRGDEALLELTEKYDGVSLSASDLRVTEEEIQSAYSWVEPDFLDAIRGAAANIRRYHERQRRQSWMDVQPDGTVLGQVLRPLKRVGVYVPGGKAAYPSSVLMNVIPAQVAGVPEIVMVTPPATGGKAGVDPYILVAAAEAGVKEMYRVGGAQAIAALAYGTESIPPVDKICGPGNIYVALAKRAVYGAVDIDSIAGPSEIAVLADDTAEPAYVAADLLSQAEHDEMASSILITPSRELAEATAAEVERQLALLPRAAIARESIDRHGAILLVDSIAAGVDIVNRLAPEHLEVLTADPMALLGSIENAGAIFLGPYSSEPVGDYYAGPNHIIPTNGTARFSSPVNVDDFIKKSSLISYSREALLRDGQAIMTLARHEGLEGHARAIEVRLEREAVPAAGAANQATDGKRE; encoded by the coding sequence ATGCGCATCATGCGGGCGGAGCAGTTCAAGTTGACCCGGGAAGTGGAATATGGAACCCCGGAACAGAATGAGTCGGTGCGGAGCACGGTGGAAGCCCTCCGGACACGCGGCGACGAGGCGCTGCTGGAGCTGACGGAAAAATACGACGGCGTGTCTCTCTCGGCGTCGGACCTGCGGGTGACGGAGGAGGAGATCCAGTCCGCCTACAGCTGGGTGGAGCCGGATTTCCTGGACGCCATCCGCGGCGCGGCTGCGAATATCCGCCGCTACCATGAGCGCCAGCGGCGCCAGTCCTGGATGGATGTGCAGCCGGACGGCACCGTGCTGGGCCAAGTGCTGCGCCCCTTGAAGCGGGTAGGCGTATACGTGCCGGGAGGCAAAGCCGCCTATCCTTCTTCCGTGCTGATGAACGTCATCCCGGCGCAGGTCGCCGGCGTTCCCGAGATCGTCATGGTCACGCCTCCGGCGACGGGAGGCAAAGCGGGCGTCGACCCGTACATCCTCGTTGCGGCAGCCGAAGCCGGCGTCAAGGAGATGTACCGCGTCGGCGGAGCGCAGGCGATCGCCGCGCTTGCCTACGGAACGGAGAGCATCCCGCCGGTGGACAAAATCTGCGGTCCCGGAAACATCTACGTCGCCCTCGCCAAACGCGCCGTCTATGGCGCCGTCGATATCGACAGCATAGCCGGGCCGAGCGAAATCGCGGTGCTGGCCGACGATACGGCCGAGCCGGCGTATGTCGCAGCCGACCTGCTGTCGCAGGCGGAGCATGACGAGATGGCGTCGAGCATTCTCATCACGCCGTCGAGAGAGCTTGCCGAAGCGACAGCAGCGGAGGTGGAGCGCCAGCTGGCGCTGCTCCCGCGCGCTGCGATCGCGAGGGAGTCGATCGACCGGCATGGAGCCATCCTGCTGGTCGATTCCATCGCAGCCGGCGTGGACATCGTCAACCGGCTCGCGCCTGAGCATTTGGAGGTGCTGACCGCCGACCCGATGGCCCTGCTCGGCTCCATCGAGAATGCCGGAGCGATCTTCCTCGGGCCGTACAGCTCGGAGCCCGTCGGCGATTACTACGCGGGACCGAACCATATCATTCCGACCAACGGCACGGCGAGATTCAGCTCTCCCGTCAATGTGGACGACTTCATCAAAAAATCCAGCCTGATCTCGTACAGCCGCGAGGCGCTGCTGCGGGACGGCCAAGCGATCATGACGCTGGCTCGGCATGAAGGGCTGGAAGGCCACGCCCGCGCGATCGAAGTGCGGTTGGAGCGGGAGGCCGTACCCGCCGCAGGAGCGGCGAACCAAGCTACGGACGGAAAGAGGGAATAA
- the ppaX gene encoding pyrophosphatase PpaX: MKTPIQNLLFDLDGTILDTNELIMRSFLHALQGVVPADFGREQMIPYMGLTLVDQMKHFSGQEETSHLISLYREMNMKLHDDLVVPFPHTAEVLERLKAAGFKLGVVTTKIRMSTEKGLRLTGLLDYMDAIVTLDDVDNPKPHPEPVLRAMEMLGAKPEETMMVGDSTVDIQSALEAGAVPVGVAWSLKGEELLRQYGAAHVLQDMRDLYALLGLEQEAR; this comes from the coding sequence ATGAAAACGCCCATACAAAACCTACTGTTTGACTTGGACGGCACCATTCTCGACACGAATGAATTGATCATGCGCTCCTTCCTCCACGCGCTGCAGGGAGTTGTCCCCGCAGACTTCGGGAGGGAGCAGATGATTCCATATATGGGCCTTACTCTGGTCGACCAGATGAAGCATTTCTCCGGCCAGGAAGAAACCTCGCATCTCATTTCCCTGTACCGGGAAATGAACATGAAGCTGCATGACGATCTCGTCGTGCCGTTCCCCCATACGGCCGAGGTGCTGGAGCGGCTCAAGGCCGCGGGCTTCAAGCTTGGCGTCGTCACGACGAAGATCCGCATGTCCACGGAAAAAGGGCTTCGCCTGACGGGACTGCTGGACTATATGGATGCCATCGTCACGCTGGATGACGTAGACAACCCGAAGCCGCACCCGGAGCCGGTCCTGCGCGCCATGGAGATGCTGGGAGCGAAGCCGGAGGAGACGATGATGGTCGGCGACAGCACCGTGGACATCCAGTCCGCTCTGGAGGCGGGAGCAGTGCCGGTCGGCGTCGCCTGGTCCCTCAAGGGCGAGGAGCTGCTGCGTCAATACGGCGCCGCCCATGTGCTTCAGGACATGAGGGATCTGTATGCCCTGCTCGGATTGGAGCAGGAGGCCCGGTGA
- a CDS encoding ATP phosphoribosyltransferase regulatory subunit gives MSKPKVFEKPVGVKDYLPHAVSKLRQIESSVLSCMERWGYDQIMTPTLEYYDTVGVASSTSDQRLFKLLNNRGTTLVLRSDMTAPIARVVSSLLRDQPFPLRLSYHSSVFRAFENEAGRDAEFFQTGVELVGDASAEADAEVIALAIASLQAAGVEKFRIAVGHVGFLNGLLEELLPGRTECQGKLKDYLLNRDHVGYRDQLGRLGLTEQVQQELKGLLRLRGGQEICTQAMSLTPNATAQESIRHLCEIWDVLEAYGVSEHVLIDLTMIGDFSYYTGMTFEGYAADLGFPVVGGGRYDNLLQQFGRPAPATGFAVKTTRVLELVGEEQEAPRRILIGYDGKGRERALAEAIRLRGQGAAVVTACMEAPGIRHGEAQGSEEPERNALRLADGESVKYGGLVYGTFLPFFDGNQEEGDGR, from the coding sequence ATGTCCAAACCAAAAGTTTTTGAAAAGCCGGTAGGCGTCAAGGACTATCTCCCCCATGCCGTATCCAAGCTCAGGCAGATCGAAAGCAGCGTGCTGAGCTGCATGGAACGATGGGGCTACGATCAGATCATGACCCCTACGCTGGAATATTACGATACTGTAGGCGTCGCCAGCTCGACGTCCGATCAGCGGCTGTTCAAGCTGCTGAACAACCGCGGCACGACGCTCGTGCTTCGTTCCGATATGACCGCGCCGATCGCGCGTGTCGTATCCTCTCTGCTGCGGGATCAGCCGTTTCCGCTGCGCCTTTCCTATCATTCCAGCGTATTCCGCGCGTTCGAGAACGAAGCGGGACGGGATGCGGAGTTTTTCCAGACCGGCGTCGAGCTGGTCGGAGACGCGTCGGCAGAAGCGGATGCCGAGGTCATCGCCCTTGCGATCGCCTCCCTACAAGCCGCGGGGGTAGAGAAATTCCGCATCGCGGTCGGCCATGTGGGCTTTCTGAACGGATTGCTGGAAGAGCTGCTGCCGGGACGGACGGAATGCCAGGGCAAGCTCAAGGATTATCTGCTCAACCGGGATCATGTCGGGTATCGGGACCAGCTTGGAAGATTGGGGCTGACCGAGCAGGTCCAGCAGGAGCTGAAGGGGCTGCTCCGCCTTCGCGGCGGCCAGGAAATCTGCACGCAGGCGATGAGCCTGACCCCGAACGCCACGGCCCAAGAGTCGATTCGCCATCTGTGCGAGATATGGGATGTGCTGGAGGCGTACGGCGTAAGCGAGCATGTGCTGATCGATCTGACGATGATCGGAGATTTCTCGTATTATACGGGCATGACCTTCGAGGGTTATGCGGCGGATCTCGGATTTCCCGTCGTCGGAGGCGGGCGGTACGACAACCTCCTCCAGCAGTTCGGGCGCCCGGCGCCGGCAACCGGCTTCGCTGTCAAGACGACCCGGGTGCTGGAGCTGGTCGGCGAGGAGCAGGAGGCTCCGCGCCGGATTCTGATCGGATATGACGGCAAGGGGCGCGAGCGCGCTCTGGCCGAAGCGATCCGGCTGAGAGGGCAAGGAGCGGCAGTCGTGACGGCCTGCATGGAGGCTCCGGGAATCCGCCATGGCGAAGCCCAGGGCAGCGAAGAGCCGGAGCGCAACGCCCTGCGTCTTGCCGACGGCGAGTCCGTGAAATATGGCGGCTTGGTGTATGGGACGTTCCTGCCCTTCTTTGACGGGAACCAAGAGGAGGGAGACGGGCGATGA
- the hisG gene encoding ATP phosphoribosyltransferase: MRTDGRADGDILKVAMPKGRIYKQASRLFREAGLLINEEVDESRKLIVEVPEARMEFIMAKPVDVPTYVEYGVADIGVVGKDVLMEENKDVYELLDLGIARCRMSVIGLPDWKPVINPRVATKYPAVASQYFRERGQQVEVIKLNGSIELAPLIGLADRIVDMVETGQTLRDNGLVEMEEIFSITSRLIANRVSYRMKNDAIQSLCDRLQAALGAKA, from the coding sequence ATGAGGACGGACGGCAGGGCAGATGGCGATATTCTCAAGGTCGCAATGCCGAAAGGACGCATTTACAAGCAAGCCTCCCGGCTGTTCCGGGAAGCGGGCCTCCTTATCAACGAAGAGGTCGACGAATCGAGGAAGCTGATCGTCGAAGTGCCGGAGGCGCGCATGGAATTCATCATGGCCAAGCCGGTCGATGTGCCGACGTATGTGGAATATGGAGTCGCTGATATCGGTGTCGTCGGCAAGGACGTGCTGATGGAGGAAAACAAGGACGTCTACGAGCTGCTCGATCTGGGTATCGCCCGCTGCCGCATGTCGGTCATCGGGCTGCCGGACTGGAAGCCGGTCATCAATCCGCGCGTCGCGACGAAATATCCTGCGGTAGCCTCCCAGTATTTCCGGGAGCGCGGGCAGCAGGTCGAGGTCATCAAGCTGAACGGCTCCATCGAGCTGGCTCCTCTGATCGGCCTTGCCGACCGGATCGTCGACATGGTGGAGACCGGGCAGACGCTGCGCGACAACGGGCTTGTGGAGATGGAAGAAATCTTCAGCATCACGAGCAGGCTGATCGCCAACCGCGTCAGCTACCGCATGAAGAACGATGCGATCCAGAGCCTTTGCGATCGTCTTCAGGCGGCATTGGGCGCAAAGGCGTAG
- the hisF gene encoding imidazole glycerol phosphate synthase subunit HisF, whose translation MLAKRIIPCLDVKDGRVVKGVNFVNLRDAGDPVELAALYDREGADELVFLDISASVEGRATMIEVVRRTAGEITIPFTVGGGISQVDDMKRILRAGADKIGINTAAVLNPQLISDGARRFGSQCIVVAVDAKFNPEWGEWEVYTHGGRKAAGIRALEWVRQAESLGAGELLLTSMDADGTKDGFDIALTRAVSDAAGIPVIASGGAGRTEHFGEVFREGRADAGLAATIFHYKELTVAAVKEELRREGVEVR comes from the coding sequence ATGTTAGCCAAACGCATCATCCCCTGCCTGGACGTGAAGGACGGACGCGTCGTCAAGGGCGTCAACTTCGTCAATCTCCGCGACGCGGGCGATCCGGTCGAGCTGGCTGCGCTTTATGACCGTGAAGGCGCCGACGAGCTCGTCTTTCTCGACATATCCGCCTCTGTCGAAGGCAGAGCGACGATGATCGAGGTCGTCCGCCGTACGGCCGGGGAAATTACGATTCCGTTCACGGTGGGCGGGGGAATCTCCCAGGTCGACGACATGAAGCGGATTCTCCGCGCGGGAGCGGACAAGATTGGCATCAATACAGCGGCGGTGCTCAATCCGCAGCTGATCTCGGACGGAGCGCGGCGCTTTGGCTCCCAGTGCATCGTCGTTGCGGTCGACGCCAAGTTCAATCCGGAGTGGGGAGAGTGGGAAGTCTACACACACGGCGGCCGCAAGGCTGCCGGCATCCGTGCGCTGGAATGGGTGCGGCAGGCGGAGTCTCTCGGCGCGGGGGAGCTTCTTTTGACCAGCATGGACGCCGACGGCACGAAGGACGGGTTCGACATCGCGCTGACCCGGGCGGTCTCGGATGCGGCAGGCATTCCGGTCATCGCCTCCGGCGGCGCCGGGAGGACGGAGCATTTCGGCGAGGTGTTCCGCGAAGGACGCGCCGATGCGGGGCTGGCGGCGACGATCTTCCATTATAAGGAGCTGACGGTCGCGGCAGTCAAGGAAGAGCTGCGCCGGGAAGGAGTCGAGGTCCGATGA
- the hisH gene encoding imidazole glycerol phosphate synthase subunit HisH: protein MIAIIDYGLGNLHSVSKAVERLGFEAVVTADRAEILGADAAILPGVGAFGDAMAYLRETGMDEAARAYAASGKPLLGICLGMQLLFAEGEEHGSHEGLGLLPGRVVRFEGDYKIPHMGWNRLDFLQPSPLTAGLEEGHVYFVHSYHVQVGEKSDLIATADYHQPVTAIVGRGNVYGMQFHPEKSGELGMSLLRNFLVLARG from the coding sequence ATGATCGCGATCATCGATTACGGCCTCGGCAATCTCCATAGCGTCAGCAAAGCGGTGGAGCGGCTTGGTTTCGAAGCCGTCGTGACCGCGGACAGGGCCGAGATTCTTGGAGCGGATGCCGCCATCCTTCCCGGCGTCGGCGCTTTCGGGGATGCGATGGCCTATCTGCGCGAGACGGGCATGGACGAGGCGGCGCGGGCTTACGCGGCTTCGGGCAAGCCGCTGCTCGGCATCTGCCTCGGCATGCAGCTGCTGTTCGCGGAAGGCGAGGAGCATGGCAGCCATGAAGGGCTTGGCTTGCTGCCGGGCCGGGTCGTGCGCTTCGAGGGGGACTACAAGATTCCTCATATGGGCTGGAACCGCCTGGACTTCCTGCAGCCCAGTCCGTTGACGGCGGGCCTGGAGGAGGGTCATGTCTATTTCGTCCATTCCTATCATGTCCAAGTCGGCGAAAAGAGCGATCTGATCGCGACAGCCGACTACCATCAGCCGGTTACGGCTATCGTAGGACGCGGCAACGTATACGGCATGCAGTTCCATCCGGAAAAAAGCGGCGAGCTCGGCATGAGCCTGCTGCGCAATTTTCTCGTCTTGGCTCGCGGATAA
- a CDS encoding acyltransferase translates to MRNVERYPTEGPNALWQVYRTVSRFKAVRNFAAIQISRYCPSLPVKNWIYRRILGMRVGKTTSFALMVMVDVFFPERITVGDNCIIGYNTTILTHEYLIHEYRLGDVVIGSNVMIGANTTILPGVTIGDGAVVAAGSLVHRDVPAGAFVGGNPFRIIREQD, encoded by the coding sequence GTGAGGAATGTCGAGCGTTATCCGACCGAAGGGCCGAATGCGCTGTGGCAGGTATACCGGACGGTAAGCCGATTCAAGGCGGTTCGCAACTTCGCCGCCATCCAGATCTCCCGCTATTGCCCCTCCCTGCCGGTCAAAAACTGGATCTATCGCCGGATTCTCGGCATGCGGGTCGGCAAGACGACGTCGTTCGCGCTCATGGTCATGGTGGATGTCTTTTTTCCCGAGCGGATCACAGTGGGGGACAACTGCATCATCGGCTACAATACGACCATCCTGACCCACGAATATTTGATCCATGAATACCGGCTGGGAGATGTCGTGATCGGCTCCAACGTCATGATCGGAGCCAATACGACGATCCTCCCCGGAGTGACGATCGGCGACGGCGCTGTCGTCGCCGCCGGTTCCCTGGTCCATCGGGATGTGCCTGCCGGCGCATTCGTTGGGGGGAATCCGTTCCGGATCATCCGCGAACAGGATTGA
- the hisB gene encoding imidazoleglycerol-phosphate dehydratase HisB: protein MAQDDNKPQQDRRAEVARKTNETDIKLAFGVDGSGRSEIETDVPFLNHMLDLFTKHGQFDLKVEARGDVDIDDHHTVEDIGICLGQTLREALGDKRGIKRYASVFVPMDEALAQVVIDLSNRPHFEYRAEYPSQQVGSFSTELVHEFLWKLALEGRFTLHVIVHYGKNTHHMIEAVFKALGRALDEATSIDPRVQGVPSTKGVL from the coding sequence ATGGCACAAGACGACAACAAGCCGCAACAAGACCGCCGCGCCGAGGTGGCGCGCAAGACGAACGAAACCGACATCAAGCTCGCGTTCGGCGTGGATGGAAGCGGCCGCTCGGAGATCGAGACGGATGTTCCTTTTCTGAATCATATGCTGGATCTGTTCACGAAGCACGGGCAGTTCGACCTGAAGGTCGAAGCGCGCGGCGACGTCGATATCGACGATCATCACACGGTGGAGGACATCGGCATCTGCCTCGGACAGACGCTGCGGGAGGCGCTTGGGGACAAGCGGGGAATCAAGCGTTATGCGAGCGTGTTCGTCCCGATGGACGAAGCTCTTGCCCAGGTTGTCATTGATCTCAGCAACAGGCCTCATTTCGAGTATCGGGCCGAGTATCCTTCCCAGCAGGTGGGCAGCTTCTCCACGGAGCTCGTGCATGAATTCCTGTGGAAGCTGGCGCTCGAGGGCCGCTTCACCCTTCACGTCATCGTCCATTACGGCAAAAACACGCATCATATGATCGAAGCGGTGTTCAAGGCGCTTGGACGCGCCTTGGACGAGGCGACCTCCATCGACCCGCGCGTGCAGGGAGTGCCTTCGACGAAGGGTGTGCTGTAG
- a CDS encoding polysaccharide deacetylase family protein, which produces MSTVKRFWLLSAVLAFVLCLTAAGAAAVRYREHFPAVKRLLSEAPAMSEEEAGGEYKDLKPGERTPKGIYYRNKVIVLMYHDVQPTPSDTKALALDKLERQLDLMRENNFHVISMDEYKAFILKRKPVPDNAVLLTFDDGYESFYRYAYPVLLKNRLTATNFVIAGTIGNPKHAGVPKLTWEQMKAMRKHGMDFYSHTYDSHAYAPENAKGNKLVPLLAGRVYRSDLGRRETEKEYESRIRADLDHANRKLQKELGVRNDVLAFPYGAFSRPLLRTCKELGINVTLTVKPGMNGPGRGNGFRLNAGGAENDPELQIELMKQAPRLIGHNRYQPPDRAYLLLALPLLVMFVGALWLRSAWEVVVLRRKKLPQLPAEPS; this is translated from the coding sequence TTGAGTACCGTCAAGCGGTTTTGGCTGCTGTCGGCTGTCCTGGCCTTCGTCCTGTGCCTGACGGCTGCCGGCGCGGCTGCCGTTCGCTACCGGGAACACTTCCCGGCCGTCAAGCGCCTGCTGTCGGAAGCCCCTGCGATGAGCGAGGAGGAAGCCGGAGGGGAATACAAGGATCTGAAGCCCGGAGAACGAACGCCCAAGGGCATCTATTATCGCAATAAAGTCATTGTCCTGATGTACCATGACGTGCAGCCGACCCCTTCCGACACGAAGGCGCTGGCCTTGGACAAGCTGGAGCGGCAGCTCGACCTGATGCGCGAAAACAACTTCCATGTCATCAGCATGGATGAATACAAGGCCTTCATCCTAAAGCGCAAGCCGGTGCCCGACAACGCGGTGCTGCTTACGTTCGATGACGGCTACGAATCCTTTTATCGGTATGCATATCCCGTCCTGCTCAAGAACCGGCTGACCGCGACCAACTTCGTCATCGCCGGCACGATCGGAAACCCCAAGCATGCCGGCGTGCCGAAGCTGACCTGGGAACAGATGAAAGCCATGCGCAAGCATGGAATGGATTTTTACAGCCATACGTACGATTCCCATGCCTATGCGCCGGAGAATGCGAAGGGAAACAAGCTGGTGCCTCTTCTGGCCGGAAGGGTGTACCGGAGCGACCTTGGCCGACGCGAGACCGAGAAAGAATACGAAAGCCGCATCCGCGCCGACCTGGACCACGCCAATCGGAAGCTGCAGAAGGAACTCGGCGTGCGCAACGATGTGCTCGCCTTTCCATACGGAGCTTTCTCGCGGCCGCTGCTCCGCACATGCAAGGAGCTCGGCATCAACGTGACGTTGACGGTGAAGCCGGGCATGAACGGTCCGGGGAGAGGGAACGGATTCCGGCTCAATGCCGGCGGAGCGGAGAACGATCCCGAGCTGCAGATCGAGCTCATGAAGCAGGCTCCCCGTCTGATCGGCCACAATCGCTATCAGCCCCCGGATCGGGCCTACCTGCTGCTCGCGCTTCCTCTGCTTGTCATGTTTGTCGGCGCCCTATGGCTGCGGTCGGCTTGGGAGGTCGTCGTTCTGCGCCGCAAGAAGCTGCCTCAGCTTCCGGCGGAACCATCTTAA
- a CDS encoding HAD-IA family hydrolase: MTAIKAVVFDFDGLILDTETPSYEAFNRVYREHGAELPLEMYARCVGTSFAAFDPYAYLEEILGKPLERELIETRYKEIYSAIVRESSILPGVRENLARARELGLAVGLASSSSWGWIEPLLARHGLLDRFDSFQTKDKVKQIKPDPELYLASLTELGVQGHEAVSFEDSLNGFTAARAAGMRTVVIPNSVTRHLTFSGADLQLESMADLTLDLLLERLEPQR; the protein is encoded by the coding sequence ATGACGGCGATTAAGGCAGTGGTCTTCGATTTTGACGGGCTGATTCTGGATACGGAGACGCCTTCCTACGAGGCGTTCAATCGGGTATACCGCGAGCATGGAGCAGAGCTTCCGCTGGAAATGTACGCCCGGTGCGTCGGAACGTCCTTTGCGGCTTTCGACCCTTATGCTTATCTGGAAGAGATTCTGGGCAAGCCGCTGGAGAGGGAGCTCATCGAAACCCGGTACAAGGAGATCTATTCGGCCATCGTCCGGGAATCCTCCATCCTGCCGGGAGTCCGGGAGAATTTGGCGCGCGCCCGCGAGCTGGGGCTTGCCGTCGGCCTGGCCTCCAGCTCCTCCTGGGGCTGGATCGAGCCTTTGCTGGCGAGGCATGGACTGTTGGATCGCTTCGACTCTTTCCAGACGAAGGATAAAGTGAAGCAGATCAAGCCGGATCCCGAGCTCTACCTCGCCTCGCTGACGGAGCTTGGCGTCCAGGGGCATGAGGCGGTATCGTTCGAGGATTCGCTCAACGGCTTCACGGCCGCCCGCGCTGCCGGCATGCGGACGGTCGTGATTCCGAACTCCGTCACGCGGCATTTGACGTTCAGCGGAGCCGACCTGCAGCTGGAGTCCATGGCGGATCTGACGCTGGATTTGCTTTTGGAGCGTCTGGAGCCGCAGCGCTAG
- the hisA gene encoding 1-(5-phosphoribosyl)-5-[(5-phosphoribosylamino)methylideneamino]imidazole-4-carboxamide isomerase: MSKFTIYPAIDIRGGRAVRLVQGDYNQETVYNDSPVNAALEWQAQGAAWIHLVDLDGAKAGHPVNAELIGQIAAAVDVPVQLGGGLRTEADVERLLGLGVQRIILGTAAIEDRAFVERVLALHGDRVAIGIDARDGLVATRGWLETSEVRAEELARDLAAKGAATFIFTDISRDGMMEGPNVEAIRSLAAYSGADVIASGGVSRIEDLRALAAYKQEGISGAIVGKALYTGAIALSGAVRELN; the protein is encoded by the coding sequence ATGTCCAAGTTCACCATCTACCCGGCCATCGATATCCGCGGCGGCCGCGCCGTCCGCCTCGTGCAAGGCGACTACAACCAGGAGACGGTCTACAACGACAGCCCCGTGAACGCGGCGCTGGAATGGCAGGCGCAGGGCGCTGCCTGGATACATCTCGTCGATCTGGACGGAGCCAAGGCGGGACATCCCGTGAATGCGGAGCTGATCGGGCAGATCGCGGCCGCGGTCGACGTTCCGGTGCAGCTTGGCGGCGGCCTTCGCACGGAGGCCGATGTGGAGCGGCTGCTCGGGCTTGGGGTCCAGCGGATCATCCTCGGCACGGCGGCGATTGAGGACCGGGCTTTTGTGGAGAGAGTGCTGGCCTTGCATGGAGACCGGGTAGCGATCGGCATCGATGCCCGCGACGGACTTGTCGCGACGCGCGGATGGCTGGAGACGTCCGAGGTCCGGGCGGAGGAGCTGGCGCGGGATCTGGCGGCGAAAGGCGCGGCGACCTTCATCTTCACGGATATTTCCCGCGATGGAATGATGGAAGGGCCGAATGTCGAGGCCATCCGTTCGCTGGCTGCATATTCCGGAGCCGATGTCATCGCTTCGGGCGGAGTCAGCCGGATCGAGGATCTGCGCGCGCTGGCGGCCTACAAGCAAGAGGGCATCAGCGGAGCCATCGTCGGAAAAGCCCTGTATACCGGGGCGATCGCGCTATCCGGTGCCGTACGCGAGCTGAACTAG
- the lgt gene encoding prolipoprotein diacylglyceryl transferase — protein sequence MTEYSLRINPIAFELGPITVHWYGIILGLGALMGLVLAIREGKRFGISSDFFMDLLLLGVPSAIIAARAYFVLFKWDYYRQHPGEILAIWNGGIAIYGALIGAIICAIFYVRRKGLNFWRIVDICAPSLLIGQIIGRWGNFVNQEAYGGPVTRRFLSGELHLPDWIVDQMYVESTGQFHHPTFLYESVWNIIGILLIFVLRRRPWVRAGEMFFTYLIWYSIGRFFIEGLRTDSLAFAGPAWLESLMNGLWSPMKILFEPGYLDPAYGNVRSSQLIAVLAILFCIVMIIVRRSTGLAAERYSDPVINRKTGLPAGVEPQEAQPVSEAAKENHHDENAHTKPTV from the coding sequence ATGACGGAATATTCTCTTCGTATCAATCCCATAGCCTTCGAGCTTGGACCGATAACGGTCCACTGGTATGGAATCATTCTCGGACTGGGGGCGTTGATGGGACTGGTGCTGGCGATCCGGGAGGGCAAGCGCTTCGGCATCTCGTCCGATTTCTTCATGGACCTGCTGCTGCTCGGGGTCCCATCCGCGATCATAGCGGCCCGCGCCTACTTCGTCCTGTTCAAATGGGATTATTACCGCCAGCATCCAGGCGAGATCCTGGCGATCTGGAACGGCGGCATCGCTATCTACGGCGCCTTGATCGGCGCCATTATCTGCGCGATCTTCTATGTGCGCCGCAAAGGCCTCAATTTCTGGCGCATCGTCGATATATGCGCCCCGTCTCTGCTGATCGGCCAGATTATCGGCCGCTGGGGCAACTTCGTCAACCAGGAAGCCTATGGCGGTCCCGTCACGCGCCGGTTCCTGAGCGGCGAGCTGCATCTGCCGGACTGGATCGTGGACCAGATGTATGTGGAAAGCACCGGACAGTTCCATCATCCGACTTTCCTGTACGAATCGGTATGGAACATCATCGGCATCCTGCTTATCTTTGTCCTTCGCCGCCGTCCCTGGGTCCGCGCCGGAGAAATGTTCTTCACCTATCTGATCTGGTACTCGATCGGCCGCTTCTTCATTGAGGGGCTGCGTACGGACAGCCTTGCCTTCGCAGGTCCCGCTTGGCTCGAATCCCTGATGAACGGTCTTTGGTCCCCGATGAAGATCCTGTTCGAACCGGGCTATCTGGATCCGGCCTATGGCAATGTCCGCAGCTCTCAGCTGATCGCCGTTCTCGCCATCCTGTTCTGCATCGTCATGATCATCGTCCGCCGCTCGACAGGACTTGCCGCGGAGCGGTATTCCGACCCGGTCATCAACCGCAAGACCGGACTTCCCGCCGGCGTGGAGCCGCAGGAGGCACAGCCCGTTTCCGAAGCAGCAAAGGAGAATCATCACGATGAAAACGCCCATACAAAACCTACTGTTTGA